Genomic segment of Gloeocapsa sp. PCC 7428:
TTAATTGGATTGATGGTCTTGATGGCTTAGCGGCTGGAGTTTCAGGAATTGCTGCTACCGTCATGCTATTTGTCGCCCTATCGATGCAACAACCAGCAGCAGCTTTGATTGCAGCGGCGCTGGCTGGTGGGACATTAGGGTTTCTTCGTTACAACTTTAATCCTGCTCAAATCTTTATGGGAGATGGCGGGGCTTATTTTATCGGCTTCACTTTGGCTGGTGTCGGCATTATTGGACTTGTAAAGACTGCGGCGGTGACGGCGGTGCTGCTACCTTATTTGATTTTAGCAGTACCGATTGTTGATATGTCTGCGGTTATTCTGGCACGCCTGCGGCAAGGAAAATCGCCTTTTAGTGCAGATAAACGCCATTTGCATCACCGGCTATTACGCGCTGGGCTGTCGCATCGATTTGCTGTTTTATTCATTTACTCGTTGACGTTATGGGTGGGGACATTGGCACTCGCTTTTGCTGGGATACCGAGTGGTATTGCTTATGCGTGTGCGGGAACCTCGCTTTTGAGTTACACCAGCTGGCAAGTTTGGAAGCACGCTCGGTCATGAGTAGAAACTGTAGACTGTAAAAACTTATTCATAGCTAATAGCTAAACGCTAATGGCTAAAAGCTTATACTATGACTGCTGAAATTATTTGTGTTGGCACCGAGTTACTCCTGGGCAATATTTTGAACAAAAATGCCCAGTACTTAGCACAGCAACTCGCAAATCTAGGAATTCCCCACTACTATCAAACAGTTGTGGGAGATAACGTAGCGCGGCTCAAGCAAGTCATTGAAGTTGCGATCGCGCGCTCAAAGATCCTCATTTTCACGGGCGGGCTTGGTCCAACACCTGATGATTTGACAACCGAAACTCTCGCCGATTTTTTTGGTGTCCCTTTAGTAGAAAATCCAGAAATTCTAGAAGACATTGCCCGAAAATATGCGATTCGCGGTCGAGTAATGACACCGAGTAACCGCAAGCAAGCGTTGATTCCGCAAGGAGCCACCGTTTTGCCGAATCCGGCTGGTACAGCACCAGGAATCGTTTGGTCCCCAACTTCTAATTTGCATATCTTAACTTTCCCTGGTGTGCCATCAGAAATGCAGCGTATGTGGCAAGAAACTGCCGTACCGTATCTCAAAACCTTAGGATTTGGTCAAGAAATTATCTTTAGTCGCACCTTAAAGTTTTGGGGAATCGCGGAGTCAGCTTTAGCAGAAAAAGTATCAGCATTTCTTAACTTACCGAATCCAACAGTTGCTCCCTATGCTAGCCGTGGCGAAGTGAAATTACGCATCTCTGCTAAAGCAACTTCACTCGCCGCTGCGGAAGAATTGATCGCACCGATCGCACAGCAACTACAAACGATTGGTGGGTTAAATTATTACGGTCAAGATGATGACTCGTTAGCCTCTGTGGTCGGGCAATTATTGCAACAAGCAAATGCGACGCTTAGTGTTGCTGAATCTTGTACAGGTGGCGGATTGGGACAAATGTTGACCGATGTTTCTGGAAGTTCGCGCTATTTTATGGGCGGAGTTATTTCCTATGACAACCAAGTTAAAGTGTCGTTGTTAGGTGTCGATCCACAAGCTTTAATTCAAGAAGGAGCCGTCAGTTCAACAGTCGCCGCCCAAATGGCACAAGGAGTGCGATCGCATTTGGGAACAACTTGGGGATTAAGCATTACTGGTATCGCTGGACCTGATGGCGGTAGTCTTACTAAGCCCGTAGGTTTAGTCTATATTGGGTTAGCTCAAGCAAACGGCACAGTGCAAACTTTTGAACATCGCTACGGTCAAGACCGATCGCGATCCTTAATTCGCCACTTGAGTGCTTGTACCGCGCTCGACGCTTTACGCCGTAAGCTACTTGACAGTCAATTTTAGGAAAGTGTAACTAGCGCTACTAATGAAGAAAAAGTTAAGAATCGCCACGTACCACAAATTTGCACAGCTTGCCATTATAATTAAAATCTCTATGCTGAATATTCGGAGTGCTTGGCAATTTAAACCGGATATCTGTCTGTAGTGTCATGAGTCTAGTTTCAGCTGATATGATAAGTTTAATAATAAGTAACACTT
This window contains:
- a CDS encoding glycosyltransferase family 4 protein, whose product is MPIQLYHLIAFFVSAFVVLWTTPVVKTIGIKSGRVDQPNERKVHQRPMVRLGGVAIFTGTIVALLLVWSLGGFGILPPTKEWEVWGVTLGGIAFFLIGLADDLLSLSPFLRLLIQVIVAGIVWQMGVHIDFLSIPFVGLIQLGWLSLPFTVIWLVGMANAINWIDGLDGLAAGVSGIAATVMLFVALSMQQPAAALIAAALAGGTLGFLRYNFNPAQIFMGDGGAYFIGFTLAGVGIIGLVKTAAVTAVLLPYLILAVPIVDMSAVILARLRQGKSPFSADKRHLHHRLLRAGLSHRFAVLFIYSLTLWVGTLALAFAGIPSGIAYACAGTSLLSYTSWQVWKHARS
- a CDS encoding competence/damage-inducible protein A, with protein sequence MTAEIICVGTELLLGNILNKNAQYLAQQLANLGIPHYYQTVVGDNVARLKQVIEVAIARSKILIFTGGLGPTPDDLTTETLADFFGVPLVENPEILEDIARKYAIRGRVMTPSNRKQALIPQGATVLPNPAGTAPGIVWSPTSNLHILTFPGVPSEMQRMWQETAVPYLKTLGFGQEIIFSRTLKFWGIAESALAEKVSAFLNLPNPTVAPYASRGEVKLRISAKATSLAAAEELIAPIAQQLQTIGGLNYYGQDDDSLASVVGQLLQQANATLSVAESCTGGGLGQMLTDVSGSSRYFMGGVISYDNQVKVSLLGVDPQALIQEGAVSSTVAAQMAQGVRSHLGTTWGLSITGIAGPDGGSLTKPVGLVYIGLAQANGTVQTFEHRYGQDRSRSLIRHLSACTALDALRRKLLDSQF